Proteins from a single region of Sphingopyxis sp. BSN-002:
- a CDS encoding cytochrome P450 — protein MTKPILPGEVSAAVVSPVAYGDWDGLHQQLAWARANAPLAVAENPDHDPFWLVTRHADIMAISRDPQRFANGIRPTVLTNRDGEALARAATPNNDGHLIRSLVQMDAPDHMKYRLLTQSWFMPKNLKIVEDRIRLLARQTVDQMLESGECDFARDVAAHYPLRVIMDILGVPPEDEPRMLMLTQQLFGSTDPELNRNKVEITSAEQAIAMLHYVIADFENYFRELTADRRTNPREDIATVIANAMVGGEQIPDRELAGYYMIIATAGHDTTSASTAGAIMELAKNPALFERFRDAESDKAGLIDEAIRWTTPVQHFMRSAREDVEIGGQTIREGDWLMLNYVSGNRDEDVFADPFAFDPDRPKNQQIAFGFGAHVCLGQHLARMEMRIMMEELLPRLKSLELTGEPARVESVFVGGLKRLPIRFEAA, from the coding sequence ATGACAAAACCTATATTGCCTGGAGAGGTATCCGCCGCCGTCGTGAGTCCGGTCGCTTATGGTGACTGGGACGGGCTTCATCAGCAGCTGGCATGGGCACGTGCCAACGCGCCGCTCGCGGTTGCAGAGAACCCCGACCATGATCCTTTCTGGCTTGTCACCCGGCACGCCGACATCATGGCGATCAGCCGCGATCCGCAGCGTTTCGCGAACGGTATTCGCCCGACGGTGCTGACGAACCGTGACGGCGAGGCGCTGGCGCGCGCCGCGACCCCGAACAATGACGGCCACCTCATCCGCTCGCTCGTTCAGATGGATGCGCCCGACCATATGAAATACCGCCTGCTGACGCAGAGCTGGTTCATGCCCAAGAATCTGAAGATCGTCGAAGACCGCATCCGCCTGCTCGCGCGCCAGACCGTCGATCAGATGCTGGAGAGCGGCGAGTGCGATTTCGCGCGCGACGTCGCGGCGCATTATCCGCTGCGCGTGATCATGGACATCCTCGGCGTGCCGCCCGAGGACGAGCCGCGGATGCTGATGCTGACGCAGCAATTGTTCGGCTCGACCGACCCCGAGCTCAATCGCAACAAGGTCGAGATCACCAGCGCCGAACAGGCGATCGCGATGCTCCATTATGTGATCGCCGATTTCGAGAATTATTTCCGCGAACTGACCGCCGACCGGCGGACCAATCCGCGCGAGGATATTGCGACGGTGATCGCCAATGCGATGGTCGGCGGCGAGCAGATCCCCGACCGCGAGCTTGCCGGCTATTATATGATCATCGCGACCGCGGGGCACGACACGACGAGCGCCTCGACCGCGGGCGCGATCATGGAACTGGCGAAGAATCCCGCGCTGTTCGAGCGCTTCCGCGACGCCGAGAGCGACAAGGCGGGACTGATCGACGAAGCGATCCGCTGGACCACCCCGGTCCAGCACTTCATGCGCAGCGCGAGGGAAGACGTCGAAATCGGCGGGCAGACGATCCGCGAGGGCGATTGGCTGATGCTGAACTATGTTTCGGGCAACCGCGATGAGGACGTCTTCGCCGATCCCTTCGCTTTCGATCCCGACCGGCCGAAGAACCAGCAGATCGCGTTCGGCTTCGGCGCGCATGTCTGCCTTGGCCAGCATCTCGCGCGGATGGAGATGCGGATCATGATGGAGGAGTTGCTTCCCCGGCTGAAGAGCCTCGAGTTGACCGGCGAGCCCGCGCGCGTCGAATCGGTGTTCGTCGGCGGTTTGAAACGTCTGCCGATCCGGTTCGAGGCCGCCTGA
- a CDS encoding M1 family metallopeptidase — MKTTARHFLFAAVSSLSLAACAAQPGVQPAAPVAAAPPALTGAPLDASVPSQLPRIAAPLHYDVSVTPDAKALTFTGEAGIDIELYAPSATLTLNALDLSFASASLTGADGKAIPLTVATDAEAQTATFTAPAELAPGQYRLTTAYTGVINTQANGLFALDYPDKVTGNEVRGLFTQFEAPDARRFVPSFDEPSYKATFSLSATVPAGDLAVSNMPVTSETPVAGGKKTVVFQTSPKMSSYLLFFATGNFERLAAKSESGAEVGIVSPKGSGEQARFALDSLGPLLSYYRDYFGQPYPLPKLDNIAGPGQSQFFGAMENWGAIFTFERILLDDPTITSEATRQEIYTTQAHEVAHQWFGDLVTMAWWDDLWLNEGFASWMETKASDHFHPDWQPLLGRVDGRERAMGLDAFATTHPIVQTIRTVEDTNQAFDAITYQKGEAVITMLESYAGEDVWRDGLRTYMAQHKYGNTRTDDLWNAVEAAGAKGLTGIAHDFTNQPGIPLLRVGGITCAGGNTSVQLTQSEFSRDRKDSVDADGRRWKVPVLARAGNGAVARQVVSGGTGTLTLPGCGPVLVNAGQAGYYRTLYSPAALGALRGSFASLAPIDQLGLLGDNFALANAGYQPMGAALDLLAATPKDANQKVIGDAAGRYEILHGYFDDQPAVQKVIAARGSAALGVSMQRLGFDARKGEPALDAILRSDLLGALGTLGDAKVLAEARRRFALLDANPAALDGPLKSRWLGIVASNASAAEWDKLRAMAKGSKSAVERSAFYTLLGNAKDPKLAQRALDLALTDEPGKTVSAAIIGAVARNHAALAVDFAQKNQTAVDRLIDASARARFLAGLAASSNDPAMIAKLEAIAAPLPADVRKPYDKTIATLKERSVSRPRIKSEIAAWLKAR, encoded by the coding sequence ATGAAAACAACTGCACGTCATTTCCTTTTCGCCGCCGTCTCGTCGCTGAGCCTCGCCGCGTGCGCCGCGCAGCCGGGAGTGCAGCCTGCTGCACCCGTCGCCGCTGCGCCGCCCGCGCTGACCGGCGCGCCGCTCGACGCGAGCGTCCCCAGCCAGCTGCCCCGCATCGCCGCGCCGCTGCACTATGACGTCAGCGTCACGCCCGACGCCAAGGCGCTCACCTTTACGGGCGAAGCGGGCATCGACATCGAGCTTTACGCCCCATCGGCGACGCTGACGCTCAACGCGCTCGACCTGAGCTTTGCCAGCGCCAGCCTGACCGGCGCCGACGGCAAGGCTATCCCGCTGACCGTCGCGACCGATGCCGAGGCGCAAACCGCGACCTTCACCGCGCCCGCCGAACTCGCGCCGGGCCAATACCGCCTGACGACCGCCTATACCGGCGTGATCAACACGCAGGCGAACGGGCTTTTCGCACTCGACTATCCCGACAAGGTCACCGGAAACGAGGTGCGCGGGCTGTTCACCCAGTTCGAGGCGCCCGACGCGCGACGCTTCGTGCCGAGCTTCGACGAGCCGAGCTACAAGGCGACCTTCAGCCTGTCGGCGACCGTCCCCGCAGGCGACCTCGCGGTCAGCAACATGCCGGTGACGAGCGAAACGCCGGTTGCGGGCGGCAAGAAGACCGTCGTGTTCCAGACCTCGCCCAAGATGTCGTCGTACCTGCTCTTCTTCGCGACGGGCAATTTCGAGCGGCTCGCGGCGAAGAGCGAAAGCGGCGCCGAGGTCGGCATCGTCTCGCCGAAGGGATCGGGCGAACAGGCACGCTTCGCGCTCGACAGCCTCGGCCCGCTGCTGAGCTACTACCGCGACTATTTCGGCCAGCCCTACCCGCTGCCCAAGCTCGACAACATCGCCGGACCCGGCCAGTCGCAATTCTTCGGCGCGATGGAGAATTGGGGCGCGATCTTCACCTTCGAGCGCATCCTGCTCGACGATCCCACGATCACCAGCGAGGCGACGCGGCAGGAAATCTATACCACGCAGGCGCATGAGGTCGCGCACCAGTGGTTCGGCGATCTGGTGACGATGGCATGGTGGGACGACCTCTGGCTCAACGAGGGTTTCGCGAGCTGGATGGAGACCAAGGCGAGCGACCATTTCCACCCCGACTGGCAGCCGCTGCTCGGCCGCGTCGACGGCCGCGAACGCGCGATGGGGCTCGACGCCTTCGCGACTACGCACCCGATCGTCCAGACGATCCGCACCGTCGAGGACACCAATCAGGCGTTCGACGCGATCACCTACCAGAAGGGCGAAGCGGTCATCACGATGCTCGAATCCTACGCGGGCGAGGATGTCTGGCGCGACGGGCTGCGCACCTACATGGCGCAGCATAAGTACGGCAATACGCGCACCGACGACCTGTGGAATGCGGTCGAGGCGGCGGGTGCGAAAGGGCTGACAGGAATCGCGCATGATTTCACCAACCAGCCCGGAATCCCGCTGCTCCGCGTTGGCGGCATCACCTGCGCAGGCGGCAACACGAGCGTCCAGCTCACGCAGAGCGAATTCTCGCGCGACCGCAAGGACAGCGTCGACGCCGACGGCCGCCGCTGGAAGGTTCCGGTGCTTGCGCGCGCGGGGAATGGCGCCGTGGCACGGCAGGTGGTTTCGGGCGGGACGGGGACGCTGACGCTTCCCGGCTGCGGACCGGTGCTGGTCAACGCGGGTCAGGCAGGCTATTACCGCACCCTCTATTCGCCCGCGGCGCTCGGCGCATTGCGCGGGAGTTTCGCCAGCCTCGCGCCGATCGACCAGCTCGGCCTGCTCGGCGACAATTTTGCGCTCGCCAATGCGGGCTATCAGCCGATGGGTGCCGCGCTCGATCTGCTCGCCGCGACGCCGAAGGACGCCAACCAGAAAGTCATCGGCGACGCCGCCGGGCGCTACGAGATTCTCCACGGCTATTTCGACGACCAGCCGGCGGTGCAGAAGGTGATTGCGGCACGCGGCAGCGCGGCGCTCGGCGTCTCGATGCAGCGGCTCGGTTTCGACGCGCGCAAGGGCGAGCCCGCACTCGATGCGATCCTGCGCTCGGACCTGCTCGGCGCACTCGGGACGCTCGGCGATGCGAAGGTGCTCGCCGAGGCGCGGCGCCGTTTCGCGCTGCTCGACGCCAATCCCGCCGCGCTCGACGGCCCGCTGAAGTCGCGCTGGCTCGGCATCGTCGCCTCGAACGCGAGCGCCGCCGAATGGGACAAGCTGCGCGCAATGGCGAAGGGGTCGAAATCGGCGGTCGAACGCAGCGCCTTCTACACGCTGCTCGGCAATGCGAAGGATCCGAAACTCGCGCAACGCGCGCTCGACCTCGCGCTCACCGACGAGCCGGGCAAGACCGTCAGCGCCGCGATCATCGGCGCGGTCGCCCGCAACCATGCTGCGCTCGCGGTCGATTTCGCGCAGAAGAACCAGACCGCGGTCGACCGGCTGATCGACGCTTCGGCGCGGGCGCGTTTCCTCGCCGGACTCGCGGCCTCGTCGAACGATCCGGCGATGATCGCCAAGCTCGAAGCCATTGCGGCACCGCTGCCCGCCGATGTGCGCAAACCCTATGACAAGACGATCGCGACGCTGAAGGAGCGCAGCGTCAGCCGCCCGCGCATCAAGAGCGAAATCGCGGCCTGGCTGAAAGCGAGATAA
- a CDS encoding helicase HerA-like domain-containing protein has protein sequence MYIGLGGGGAPDGPRQSLVLKRANRHGLIAGATGTGKTVTLQGLAEGFSEVGVPVFVADVKGDLAGMAMAGSPTSKMHEIFAKRAAEIGDTGWAYHDNPVIFWDLFGEQGHPIRTTISEMGPLLLARLMGLNEVQEGVLAIAFRVADEQNLLLLDLGDLQAMLAWCAENADELTTKYGNVTKATVGTIQRQLLTLETQGGDHFFGEPALDIQDMIRLDDNGRGYVNILAADKLMASPKLYATFLLWLLSEMFEQLPEVGDPDKPKLVFFFDEAHLLFDDAPPALTEKIEQVVRLIRSKGVGVYFVTQNPIDVPETIAGQLGNRVQHALRAFTPRDQKAVKAAADTFRPNPKVDVEREITELKVGEALVSLLMADGAPSPVERTLIKAPCSRAGPLDAKERAIIQSISPVAGKYDTAVDRESAEELLAAKAEQAQAAAVEAKAQAEADKQAAIAAKEEAKRKVAEEKVRLQQEKAAAREAAKPSFTEKMVQSAARSAATSLGRQVAGKFGGQLMRGILGSLFK, from the coding sequence ATCTATATCGGCCTCGGCGGCGGTGGAGCCCCCGACGGTCCGCGGCAATCGCTGGTCCTGAAGCGTGCGAACCGCCACGGACTGATCGCGGGCGCCACCGGCACCGGCAAGACGGTGACCTTGCAGGGGCTCGCCGAGGGCTTCTCGGAAGTTGGCGTGCCGGTGTTCGTCGCCGACGTTAAGGGCGATCTGGCGGGCATGGCGATGGCGGGCAGCCCGACGTCGAAGATGCACGAGATTTTTGCCAAGCGCGCTGCCGAGATCGGCGACACCGGCTGGGCCTATCACGACAATCCGGTGATCTTCTGGGACCTGTTCGGCGAACAGGGGCACCCCATCCGTACGACGATCTCGGAGATGGGTCCGCTGCTCCTCGCGCGGCTGATGGGGCTTAACGAGGTGCAGGAGGGTGTCCTCGCGATCGCCTTCCGCGTCGCCGACGAGCAGAATCTGCTGCTCCTCGATCTGGGTGACCTGCAGGCGATGCTCGCGTGGTGCGCCGAGAATGCCGACGAGCTGACGACCAAATATGGCAATGTCACCAAGGCGACCGTCGGAACAATCCAGCGCCAGTTGCTGACGCTCGAGACGCAGGGCGGCGACCATTTCTTCGGCGAGCCCGCGCTCGACATCCAGGACATGATCCGCCTCGACGACAATGGCCGCGGCTATGTCAACATCCTCGCCGCCGACAAGCTGATGGCGAGCCCGAAGCTCTATGCGACCTTCCTGCTCTGGCTCCTCAGCGAGATGTTCGAGCAGCTTCCCGAGGTCGGCGATCCCGACAAGCCGAAGCTCGTCTTCTTCTTCGACGAGGCGCATCTGCTGTTCGACGATGCGCCGCCGGCGCTGACCGAGAAGATCGAACAGGTCGTGCGTCTGATCCGGTCGAAAGGCGTCGGCGTCTATTTCGTCACGCAGAACCCGATCGACGTCCCCGAAACGATCGCGGGGCAGCTCGGCAACCGCGTCCAGCACGCGCTGCGCGCCTTCACCCCGCGCGACCAGAAGGCGGTGAAGGCCGCCGCGGACACGTTCCGGCCGAACCCCAAGGTCGATGTCGAGCGCGAGATCACCGAGCTCAAGGTCGGCGAGGCGCTCGTCTCGCTGCTGATGGCCGACGGCGCGCCGTCGCCGGTCGAGCGGACGTTGATCAAGGCACCCTGCTCGCGCGCCGGTCCGCTCGACGCCAAGGAGCGCGCGATCATCCAGTCGATTTCACCGGTCGCAGGCAAATATGACACGGCGGTCGACCGCGAGAGCGCCGAGGAATTGCTCGCCGCCAAGGCCGAGCAGGCGCAGGCGGCCGCGGTCGAGGCGAAGGCGCAGGCCGAAGCCGACAAGCAGGCCGCGATCGCCGCTAAGGAAGAGGCGAAGCGCAAGGTGGCCGAAGAGAAGGTGCGCCTCCAACAGGAAAAGGCCGCGGCGCGCGAGGCCGCGAAGCCGAGTTTCACCGAGAAGATGGTGCAATCGGCGGCGCGTTCGGCCGCGACGAGTCTCGGCCGGCAGGTCGCGGGCAAGTTCGGCGGTCAGCTGATGCGCGGCATCCTCGGCAGCCTTTTCAAATGA
- a CDS encoding VOC family protein gives MIGYVTLGTGDLAKAAVFYDAIAGELDTPRMMEFDGFIAWGKPDGGAGIGLTKPFDGNPASVGNGVMVALQAKDEAQVQRLYDIALANGGTCEGPPGPRGEGFYAGYFRDPDGNKLNAFVMG, from the coding sequence ATGATCGGATATGTAACGCTGGGTACCGGGGATCTCGCCAAAGCCGCGGTCTTTTACGACGCGATCGCAGGCGAACTCGACACGCCGCGGATGATGGAGTTCGACGGCTTCATTGCGTGGGGCAAGCCCGACGGCGGTGCGGGAATCGGCCTCACCAAGCCTTTCGACGGAAACCCGGCAAGCGTCGGCAACGGCGTGATGGTCGCGCTGCAGGCAAAGGACGAGGCGCAGGTGCAGCGTCTCTATGACATCGCACTCGCCAACGGCGGCACCTGCGAGGGCCCTCCGGGGCCGCGCGGCGAAGGCTTTTATGCGGGCTATTTCCGCGACCCCGACGGCAATAAACTCAACGCCTTCGTCATGGGGTGA